A segment of the Symmachiella macrocystis genome:
TGTGCGCATCGGCTACGCTACTACTTGGCGGATAACGAGTTGGGAGATTTCTCCACCGGAAACCCATCCGGCACCGTTTCCCGTGGAGAAATGTTCTCGAGTTTGCCTAGAACCAGTTTCAATACCCGGGTGCACTGATCGTCGCGACTGTCGAGCAAACTTCCGCGCGACGCATCCATCGGATTTGAAACGACCTGTAGATATGCGGAGTGCGCTTCTCATGAAGTGTCCTTTTTGCCACCACGACGAAACCAAAGTCACCGATTCACGAGCCAGTCAGGATCACGCGATTCGCCGGAGACGCGAATGCCTGGACTGCGGCCGCCGTTTTACGACCTATGAAAAAGTCGAAGAAGCGCCGCTGAAGGTGATCAAAAAGGATGGCAGCCGCGTTCCCTTTGATCGGCACAACATTCGCGCCGGACTAGAAAAGGCTTGCTTCAAACGTCCCGTCAGCGACGAACAGATCGAGGAAATCGTCAATAAGGTCGAAACGGACGTCTATCAGAATTTCGAACGCGAGGTCCCTTCACCCTACATCGGCGAGCGTGTGTTCAACATCCTCCGCGGCGTCGACCAAGTGGCCTTTGTGCGCTTTGCCTCGGTCTACCGTGAATTCAAGGACGTCAACGACTTCGTCGAAGAACTGGAACCGATGCTCCGCGACCCGGACCGGCGGTGATGTAGGACTCGTAATATGCCCAGCTCTGTCGTCGCCCCTGCCCCGCGGCGCGCTCATTACGCCGCATTGGCTTTGTTTTTCATAACGATCGCGGTGTACGGTTCCTGGGTGCCGTTTGAAACCATCACGCGCTCCGCCGATGAGGCCTGGGAGATCATCCGGGTCGAGCCGCTGATTGCCTTTGGACGAATCGACCGTTCCGACTGGGCCACCAATGTGCTGTTGTTCGTGCCCATCAGTTTTTGTCTGTTGGGCGCCTCTTCTGTTGATCGCCGCCGTCCGTTACTTTGGTGGCTGTCGATCCCCACGATTCTTGTTGGATGTTTGGCGCTGAGCATTTGTCTCGAAGTCGGACAGCTCTGGCTGCCCCAACGTTACTTCTCAATCGCCGACATCATTGCGCAATGTC
Coding sequences within it:
- the nrdR gene encoding transcriptional regulator NrdR is translated as MKCPFCHHDETKVTDSRASQDHAIRRRRECLDCGRRFTTYEKVEEAPLKVIKKDGSRVPFDRHNIRAGLEKACFKRPVSDEQIEEIVNKVETDVYQNFEREVPSPYIGERVFNILRGVDQVAFVRFASVYREFKDVNDFVEELEPMLRDPDRR